A window from Fragaria vesca subsp. vesca linkage group LG5, FraVesHawaii_1.0, whole genome shotgun sequence encodes these proteins:
- the LOC101305078 gene encoding 2,3-bisphosphoglycerate-independent phosphoglycerate mutase-like, with protein sequence MDPVEVGLGCGSDTAHLSLMGYNPRVYYRGRGAFEYMGAGLAMSPGDIAFKSNFATLDEKTGIVISRRADRHFEEEGPILCAALDGLKLPSFPEYEVRVRYATEHRCGVVVKGPNLSGNISGIDPLKDNRLLLQAEALDGSDEARHTAKVVNELSKEISKILIAHPLNAKRASEGKNIANVVLLRGCGIRIEVSPFEKKHGLWPCMVAPTKIIAGLGLSLGIDILEAPGATGDYRTLLTSKATAIAKALSAPLQSCPNVFVPGEDEHKPGRSDGYDFGFLHIKAIDDAGHDKATIFKVKGLEAVDRAIGQLARLLWETESTGKFQYFLCVTGDHSTPVEYGDHSFEPVPFTICSLKDFVGAVGAETVMGASLDPFPLPTVKEGEYPTEHVEMAQEPTKQPQAFDSDSVCEFNEIAAARGCLGRFPGGEMMGVIKNFLELEA encoded by the exons ATGGACCCTGTTGAAGTTGGTCTGGGTTGTGGGAGTGACACAGCTCACCTTTCTCTAATGGGTTACAATCCCAGGGTATATTACCGGGGCCGAGGTGCATTTGAGTACATGGGAGCAGGATTGGCAATGTCACCAGGTGATATTGCATTTAAG TCTAATTTTGCAACATTGGATGAAAAAACTGGAATTGTCATCAGTAGGAGGGCTGACAGACACTTTGAAGAAGAAGGGCCCATACTGTGTGCAGCACTCGATGGATTGAAGTTGCCATCTTTTCCCGAATATGAAGTCAGAGTCAG GTATGCAACAGAACATAGATGTGGAGTGGTTGTAAAAGGACCTAATTTAAGTGGAAACATATCGGGAATAGACCCATTGAAGGATAACCGTTTACTTTTGCAAGCTGAAGCTCTAGATGGTAGTGATGAGGCAAGGCATACAGCTAAAGTTGTTAACGAGTTATCCAAGGAAATATCAAAGATTCTCATTGCTCATCCGCTGAATGCAAAACGGGCCTCTGAAGGGAAGAACATAGCTAATGTGGTCCTATTACGAGGTTGTGGTATCCGGATTGAG GTTTCTCCATTTGAAAAGAAACATGGGTTATGGCCTTGTATGGTAGCTCCAACAAAAATCATTGCTGGATTGGGTTTATCCCTTGGCATTGATATCCTGGAAGCTCCTGGAGCAACTGGAGATTACAGAACACTTCTAACTTCCAAAGCAACTGCAATAGCCAAGGCACTTTCAGCTCCACTGCAGTCTTGCCCCAATGTGTTTGTGCCAGGGGAAGATGAACACAAACCAGGCCGATCAGATGGCTATGATTTTGGGTTCCTCCACATAAAG GCTATAGATGATGCAGGTCATGATAAGGCAACCATTTTCAAAGTCAAAGGATTAGAAGCTGTAGATCGAGCTATAGGGCAGCTGGCCAGGCTCCTTTGGGAGACTGAATCAACAGGAAAATTTCAGTACTTCCTTTGTGTTACAGGAGACCACTCTACCCCAGTTGAATATGGAGACCACAGCTTTGAGCCAGTTCCATTCACAATATGTTCATTGAAAGATTTTGTTGGTGCTGTAGGTGCGGAAACGGTTATGGGTGCTTCTCTTGATCCATTTCCTCTTCCAACCGTAAAAGAGGGTGAATATCCAACAGAGCATGTGGAGATGGCACAGGAGCCTACCAAACAGCCTCAAGCTTTCGACAGTGATTCAGTTTGTGAGTTTAATGAGATAGCGGCAGCAAGGGGATGTCTTGGACGTTTTCCTGGCGGTGAGATGATGGGAGTAATAAAGAATTTCCTGGAGCTAGAAGCTTGA
- the LOC101304775 gene encoding F-box/kelch-repeat protein At1g22040-like, giving the protein MGAILSLNNSRTRESGPHGVTQSEARKRQRLSSFLYEENPRLIPSLPDEISIQILARVPRIHYLKMKMVSHAWKTTVMSAELFNLRKELGTTEEWLYVLTKVESDKLIWNALDPLAGRWQRLPPMPSVCPEDESRRALTARRMWKMVGSSIRLADVIMGWLGRKDVLDRMPFCGCAIGAVDGCLYVLGGFSRATALSCAWRYNPVNNSWSESAPMSMGRAYCKTGVLNNKLYVVGGVTRGRGGLAPLQSAEVFDPKTGLWSQIPSMPFTKAQVLPTAFLTDLLKPIATGMTSYKGRLFVPQSLYCWPFFVDVGGEVYDPKVNSWGEMPTGMGEGWPARQAGTKMSVTVDGELYALDPSSSLDSAKIKLYDYQDDAWKIVADDVPIRDFTESESPYLLAGFLGKLHVITKDASNNVAVLQAYVPNRLASISTDSSSSSSQDNASEISEQKAESEVDLWKVIATRSARTTELVSCLVLDL; this is encoded by the coding sequence ATGGGGGCTATATTGAGTTTGAATAATTCAAGGACTAGAGAGAGTGGACCTCATGGGGTTACGCAGAGTGAAGCACGCAAGAGGCAGAGGTTGTCTTCATTCCTTTATGAGGAGAACCCGAGATTGATTCCCAGTCTTCCTGACGAGATATCTATTCAGATTCTTGCCAGGGTACCTAGGATCCACTATTTGAAAATGAAGATGGTGTCACATGCTTGGAAAACCACTGTTATGAGTGCTGAGCTTTTCAATTTGAGAAAAGAGCTAGGAACAACGGAGGAATGGCTCTATGTGTTAACAAAGGTTGAAAGTGATAAGCTCATATGGAATGCTCTGGACCCTCTGGCCGGAAGATGGCAAAGGTTGCCACCAATGCCTAGTGTTTGTCCTGAAGATGAATCTAGGAGGGCTTTAACTGCCCGTAGAATGTGGAAAATGGTAGGCTCAAGCATTAGACTTGCGGATGTTATCATGGGATGGCTTGGGAGGAAAGATGTGCTGGATCGAATGCCTTTTTGTGGTTGTGCCATTGGTGCTGTTGATGGCTGCCTCTATGTCCTAGGTGGATTTTCAAGGGCTACAGCCCTATCATGTGCCTGGCGGTATAACCCAGTTAATAACTCTTGGAGTGAATCAGCTCCGATGTCAATGGGTAGAGCGTATTGTAAGACAGGCGTTTTAAACAATAAACTTTATGTTGTTGGAGGGGTTACTAGAGGACGTGGTGGATTGGCCCCTCTTCAATCAGCTGAAGTATTTGATCCAAAAACAGGTCTATGGTCCCAAATACCAAGCATGCCCTTTACCAAAGCTCAGGTGTTACCAACTGCATTTTTGACTGATCTGCTCAAGCCTATTGCTACCGGGATGACTTCATACAAGGGTAGGTTGTTTGTTCCACAAAGTTTATACTGCTGGCCCTTTTTTGTTGACGTTGGAGGTGAGGTGTATGATCCTAAGGTGAATTCATGGGGTGAAATGCCAACTGGCATGGGAGAGGGTTGGCCCGCAAGGCAAGCAGGGACGAAAATGAGTGTCACAGTTGATGGTGAATTGTATGCACTGGATCCTTCTAGTTCTCTTGATAGTGCCAAGATCAAGTTATATGATTATCAAGATGATGCTTGGAAAATTGTTGCAGACGACGTTCCAATTCGGGACTTCACTGAATCAGAGTCTCCTTATTTACTTGCCGGTTTCCTTGGGAAGCTTCATGTGATCACGAAGGATGCGAGTAACAATGTTGCAGTTCTGCAGGCATATGTGCCGAATCGTCTTGCTTCCATCTCAACAGATTCATCCTCTTCCTCATCCCAAGACAATGCCTCTGAAATTTCAGAACAAAAAGCAGAATCAGAAGTAGATCTTTGGAAGGTAATTGCCACAAGGAGTGCACGAACTACTGAACTGGTTAGCTGTCTCGTCCTTGATCTGTGA
- the LOC101304482 gene encoding aminotransferase ALD1-like: protein MFKLSSLTMKSHETIWQPLIVHGSMRAEKERLGFRTKVPRSVNMEKLRNGYLFPEISKLELQHTEKYPDAKLISLGIGDTTEPLPEIITSSMANYAHALSTADGYTGYGPEQGNKALREAIAKVFYKDLPVIDTEVFVSDGAQCDITRLQLLLGSNVTIAVQDPSFPAYIDSSVIIGQAGEIKDEAGRYRSIEYMNCSPHNNFFPNLSTTSRADIIFFCSPNNPTGHAATRKQLEQLVEFARQNGSIIIYDSAYSSYIRDDSPRSIYEIPGAREVAIEISSFSKFAGFTGIRLGWTVVPEELLYSNGFPVIHDFNRIVCTCFNGASNIAQAGGLACLSPEGIQAVHSMVDYYMENAKILVETFASLGYQVYGGANAPYVWVHFPGSSSWDVFTEILEKTHILTVPGSGFGPAGEGCLRISAFGHRESIREASRRLRTLFQ, encoded by the exons ATGTTTAAGCTTTCTTCTCTTACAATGAAGTCCCATGAAACCATATGGCAGCCTTTGATAGTTCATGGCAG TATGAGAGCCGAAAAGGAGCGACTTG GTTTCCGTACAAAGGTACCTCGCAGTGTAAACATGGAGAAATTGCGGAATGGTTATTTGTTTCCTGAG ATATCAAAGCTTGAGCTTCAACACACTGAGAAGTACCCAGATGCAAAATTAATAAGCCTTGGAATTGGTGATACGACAGAACCGCTACCAGAAATCATAACCTCAAGCATGGCTAAT TATGCACATGCCCTTTCAACTGCTGATGGTTATACAGGGTACGGACCGGAGCAAGGCAACAAG GCATTGCGGGAGGCAATTGCAAAAGTATTCTATAAAGATCTACCAGTAATAGACACAGAAGTTTTTGTATCAGATGGTGCTCAGTGTGATATTACTCGCCTTCAG CTGCTTCTCGGTTCAAATGTGACAATTGCTGTGCAAGATCCATCCTTTCCA GCTTATATAGACTCGAGTGTCATAATAGGGCAGGCTGGTGAGATCAAAGATGAAGCTGGGAGGTATAGGAGCATTGAATACATGAACTGCAGCCCACACAATAATTTTTTTCCTAACTTATCAACCACTTCAAGAGCAGATATTATATTCTTTTGCTCTCCAAACAATCCAACTGGTCATGCAGCAACAAGGAAGCAATTAGAGCAACTGGTAGAATTTGCAAGACAGAATGGATCAATTATTATATATGACTCTGCCTATTCATCTTATATCAGAGATGATAGTCCTCGATCAATATACGAAATTCCTGGTGCCAGAGAG GTTGCTATTGAAATTTCATCATTCTCCAAATTTGCTGGGTTCACTGGCATCCGTCTAGGTTGGACAGTTGTCCCTGAGGAACTCCTATACTCCAATGGTTTTCCTGTGATACATGACTTCAATCGCATTGTGTGCACATGCTTTAATGGAGCATCTAATATTGCTCAAGCTGGTGGATTAGCATGTCTTTCCCCAGAAGGTATCCAG GCTGTGCATTCTATGGTTGACTACTACATGGAGAATGCAAAGATATTGGTTGAGACATTTGCTTCTCTTGGTTACCAAGTATATGGTGGTGCAAATGCTCCATACGTTTGGGTGCATTTTCCTGGCTCAAGTTCTTGGGATGTATTCACTGAGATTCTTGAAAAAACGCACATCCTTACAGTTCCAGGTTCTGGATTTGGTCCAGCTGGTGAAGGGTGCCTGAGAATTAGTGCTTTTGGCCACAGAGAGAGTATCCGAGAGGCCTCACGTAGGCTTAGAACCCTATTTCAATAA
- the LOC101305376 gene encoding uncharacterized protein LOC101305376, with the protein MMSMKSSTSTAAKKKKTTMMPRGFMCHSQAATAVCVSSADAARSDIISSGARNTRMINNNYNARYSKIVESRRFVNPADHGNKPVLLSSMIKREPTLNYHHHHHYSKPKMSLQKTPSVLPSADNVFQVVVMRVALHCQGCAGKVKKHLSKMEGVTSFSIDLETKMVTVRGHVSPVGVVESISKVKKAELLPSS; encoded by the exons ATGATGAGCATGAAGAGCAGCACTAGTACTGCTGCTAAGAAGAAGAAGACGACGATGATGCCGAGGGGGTTCATGTGCCACTCTCAGGCCGCAACCGCGGTGTGCGTCAGCAGCGCCGATGCAGCTCGGTCAGATATCATTTCATCAGGTGCCAGAAATACGAGAATGATCAACAACAACTACAATGCCAGGTACTCAAAGATCGTCGAGTCACGTAGGTTTGTGAATCCAGCTGATCATGGAAACAAACCGGTCTTGTTGTCTTCCATGATCAAGAGAGAGCCGACTCTGAACTACCACCACCACCATCATTACTCGAAGCCGAAGATGTCACTGCAGAAAACACCTTCAGTTCTACCTTCTGCAGATAATGTCTTCCAG GTGGTTGTTATGAGGGTCGCTCTTCATTGCCAAGGATGTGCTGGTAAAGTGAAGAAACATCTTTCTAAAATGGAAG GGGTTACATCGTTCAGCATAGACCTAGAGACAAAGATGGTAACTGTAAGAGGACACGTGTCACCAGTTGGAGTTGTGGAGAGCATTTCCAAGGTTAAAAAGGCAGAGTTACTGCCCAGCAGTTGA
- the LOC101299488 gene encoding uncharacterized protein LOC101299488 produces the protein MLSPVESRRTPKPKSGPSSPIVFPATCIAAIALVFLYTYLNSTSDFSSSSLKALESVPSLISQRHDKYLYWGTRIDCPGKHCLSCEGLGHQESSLRCALEEAIFLQRTFVMPSRMCINPIHNKKGMFHHSDIASSDENWNANSCSMDSLYDIGFISETVPVILDNSKMWYKVLTTSMKLGDRGVSHVERVSRVELKNSSFSNLLLINRTASLLSWFAECKNRNNRSALILPYSFLPSRAAKKLRNAADKIKEILGDYDAIHVCRGDRLKTRRDMNGVEKTLSPHLDRDTHPEFILRRIEKWVPPGRTLYIASNERKPGFFSPLSIRYKLAYSSNYSRILEPLIENNYQLFMIERLILMGAKTFIRTFKEDDTDLYLTDDPKKNTKNWQIPVYTMDEKGR, from the exons ATGCTGTCTCCGGTGGAATCCAGAAGAACCCCGAAGCCCAAATCTGGGCCCAGTTCTCCTATCGTGTTCCCGGCCACCTGCATTGCTGCAATTGCTCTGGTTTTCCTCTACACCTATCTCAATTCCACCAGCGACTTCTCTTCTTCCTCCCTCAAAGCGCTAGAATCTGTTCCCAGTTTGATCAGCCAGCGCCACGACAAGTACCTCTACTGGGGCACCCGAATCGACTGCCCCGGCAAGCACTGCCTGTCCTGCGAGGGCCTTGGCCACCAGGAGTCCAGTCTCCGCTGTGCTCTTGAAGAAGCCATCTTTCTCCAGAG GACTTTTGTAATGCCGTCGAGAATGTGCATCAATCCCATACACAATAAGAAAGGGATGTTTCATCACTCTGATATTGCAAGTTCAGATGAAAA TTGGAATGCAAACTCTTGTTCCATGGATTCTTTGTATGATATCGGCTTCATATCGGAGACTGTACCAGTAATTTTAGACAATTCAAAAATGTGGTATAAGGTGTTAACAACGAGCATGAAGTTGGGAGATAGAGGAGTTTCTCATGTGGAGCGAGTTAGTCGAGTTGAACTCAAGAACAGTAGTTTCTCAAATCTTTTGCTGATAAACAGAACTGCAAGCCTTCTCTCATG GTTTGCGGAGTGCAAGAATCGAAACAACCGTAGTGCTTTAATTTTGCCCTACTCTTTTCTCCCCTCGAGGGCAGCAAAGAAATTGAGGAATGCAGCTGATAAG ATTAAGGAAATCCTTGGTGATTATGATGCCATTCATGTTTGTCGTGGAGATAGACTTAAGACCAGGAGGGACATGAATGGTGTTGAGAAGACCCTTTCACCTCATCTGGACAGGGACACACACCCTGAGTTTATTCTCCGCAGAATTGAAAAATGGGTCCCACCTGGACGAACTCTTTATATTGCTTCAAATGAAAGGAAACCAGGTTTCTTTTCACCGCTCTCCATCAG ATACAAATTGGCATACTCATCAAATTATAGCCGCATATTGGAACCCTTGATTGAGAATAACTACCAATTGTTCATGATTGAAAGGCTTATCCTGATGGGTGCCAAAACATTCATTAGAACATTTAAAGAAGATGATACAGATCTCTATCTTACGGACGACCCCAAGAAGAACACCAAGAACTGGCAAATACCAGTCTACACCATGGATGAAAAGGGAAGGTGA